The following nucleotide sequence is from Mesobacillus jeotgali.
TTGCTTCTTCCCAAACAGTTTCGGCTTTTGATTGAAGAATCACATATTCACGATATTCTTCTGCAGGGATTTTTTTATTGCGATCATAATCCTTTCTGCACTCATCCAGCGTTTTACGGGTAATCTCAGATAAACTTGTTTCATTTGAAAGTCGTGCTATGTATGACGCCATTTCTTCTGATGTTGACATGTTAAACAGCTCGGAAGACAGTACCCCGATGACTTCAGAACGCTGGCCAGCTCCCTTTTTCGGGGCTCCAGTCCGTAAATCCCAATAAATCAAAGAAAGCGCCTCTCCATAGGCAGCCATTTTTTTGACATAGTCCAAAAATCTCTTTTCTGTTTGCATAACTTCACTCATTCATTTCACCCCATTTATCTCTTTCCAGTCTATCTTATCATACTTTTCTGAAATTTACGTTCAGGAAAATCAAAAAGCCCGCGCTAAAAATAGCTGAACGGTGAAGCTAAGTTCTTTATGAACTTAAAGGATTCCGAACAAAATAAAAACAACAGGCGAACCTGTTGTTTAATAGATTACTAGAATGTTTTCTGGATTATTATTTCGTTTTGCCGATCGCCACACGCCATGTTTCTGGGCCTTCTTCAAGATACTCCCATGAAAATGACTCCGCGCGCTCCATCATGAATTGGTATTGCAGCGGTCTAGGGTCGTGGTCATTGACAATTTGCATGAATTCTCCCTTTTTCAGAGAATCAAAATGATTGAATATCGTAGGGTGTTTATCCCGTGGTGCATAATCAGGTACATTGATAATAACGTTGAAAGTCATTTCACTCTCTCCTTTAAGTCTGATTTTCTTTACATTTTTATTATAAATCCCATCTAATCACCTCGTAGTGAGCGCGGTCACAGTTTGACTATGACTTCTTTCATTCAAGAAGATTAGTAATTATTGATAGTCCCTGTGAAAAAATAAAGGAACTTTTTTTATAAGAGCGAAACTTAAAGTTAAGGAGGCGATTTTTTTGAAAGAGTTAGTTGGCAGCTGCGATCGTTGCAGAAAAGAGATTTTTTGCCTGGATGGATTTTTGAATGGTGTACATAAAGATGGGAAAGTACTTTGTTTTGAATGCGAAAAAGAAGAAGAACTAAAATCATAATAAAAACCGCAAAGCGATGAAGCTTTGCGGTTTTCCTATTTAGTCTTCATCAACAGCCAAATCTTTTACTGGCAGCTGTTCTCCCTCTTTATGTGTCACTTTACGGAGATTGAAGAGTGCTTTTACGCTGAATATTGCCAGCGCAGCAACACCAATCAAGAAGATTGTATCAGGGATTGATCTCAAGGTCAGCAGCATTTCAACCGTTTCTCCCTGCAAGAACTGGGATGAACGTGAAGCTGCATAGCCATTGAAGTACGCTTCTTTTAACTGTAGATACCCGACTGGCAGCAATGACAGGAATACCATTCCGGCCAAGCCTACATTCAGCATGATGACAATGAATTTAACCCACCTGTCGCTCCATTTTTCAGGGTTAACAATATTGCGCAATGAATAGATCAATACTGCCCCTGCGAACATTCCATACACACCCATCATCGCCGCGTGGCCGTGTGCTGGTGTCAGGAACTGACCGTGTTCAAGGAAGCTTACTGCAGGCAGGTTGATCAGGAATCCGAGTACCCCTGCACCAACCAGGTTCCAGATCGCTACTGAAATCAAGAACCAGAATGTACCTTTGTAAGGGAAATCGACTCCCCCATCCCTCATCATTTTGTACTGCTCATATGCTTCCAGGATGAGCAAGGTTAATGGGATGACTTCAAGTGCAGAAAATACAGAGCCCAGTGCGATCCAAACCTCTGAAGAACCATTGTAATAATAATGGTGGCCGATGCCGATGACACCTGCTCCCATCAGCAGGATTAATTGGAAGTATAATGCTTTTATTGTTGATTTTTTCGTGACAAGCTTCATTTGGACCATTAAGAAACCAATGACAACGACTGCGAAAACTTCGAATATCCCTTCAACCCATAGATGGATGATCCACCAGCGCCAGTAGTCAGCAAAGGTATAGTGTGTGCCTGGATTGATCATGAAGGCAAAGAAGTAAAATGCCGGTACGGCGATAGCTGAGTAGAACAATAGGTGAATCAGCCCGCCTTTATCTGATTCCCTTTTCAAACCACTCTTGATTCCGCGGAATACGATGAACAGCCAGATCAGCATTCCGGTCGCAAGTATGAACTGCCATAAACGTCCCAGCTCTAGATATTCCCAGCCCTGGTGGCCTAATAAGAACCAATTGTTACCCAGGTAGCCGTTTGCACCAAGCCATTGGCCAATCATGCTGCCGGCTACAAGCACTACTAATGCCCAGAAAAGAATGTCGACTAGTAATCCCTGGCGTTTTGGTTCATGTCCGCCTACAAGCGGAGCAATGAAGATTCCCATTCCAAGCCACGCTGTTGCAATCCAGAAAATCGCGAGCTGCAAGTGGAAACCTTTTGTAATGTTGAAAGGCAGGATATCATGGACCCATTTCATTCCAAAGAAACTATCAGGCTCAATATAATAGTGTGCCAGCAGCGCTCCGAACATTGCCTGAACAAAGAACAGCACGGATACAACTGCAAAATATTTACCCGTTTTCAATTGTGAAGATGTAAGCGGAAGCTTCCTCAAATCGATTTTAGGGAAGTTACCCGCTGTATAAGCCTCTTGCATTCCCAAATGATAGCGATAGAAGACAAACAGGATCAAGCCTACGAACAGGATCAGAATGGTTACACTCGCCCCGCTCCACCAGATCGCCGAGAATGACATGGTGTTACCTGCGTCCTCATAATATGGCCAGTTATTTGTATAAGTTATATCATCGTCAGGTCTTTCTGTACTTGATAGCCAAGCTGTCCAGAAAAAGAAATCAGCGATTTGTTCAATCTGATCACCCTTTGAGACCCAGGCGCGCTCCCCGTCCGGCATATGCCTTTCCTGGATTAGCCCTGGTTTTAGACCCCACTGGTCACCTTCAGTAAAAATAGTATGATAAAATTCCCTTACCTTTTCGTGCCCATATATTTGTGCGTCTGTCAGCACCAGCTTATCTGTATCAGGTACATAACGATTTTCACGCATTTCCTTCATGACAGTGTCTCGGATGATTGTTTGTTCATCCTCTGCCAAGCCTTCGAAATCTTTACCGTATTTCTCCTTTGCCCTGAAGTCTTGCATCCCATCAGAATAAATCTTCAAAGCTTCTGCAGTATAATCAGGTCCCATATAGGATCCATGCCCTAATACAGTTCCATAATCCATCAGACCATACTTTTGGAAGACAGCCTGCCCTCCCATGATGCTTTCTTTTGTTAAGATGACTTCTCCCTTTGCGCTTGTGGCTTCAAGCGGCCTTGGAGCCATATCTTTAAAGATCCAGTAACCTCCTGTCAGGAGTACTGTAAAGCTTAGTAATAATGTAATGATGAGTACGGATTTCAACAGTGAGTTTCTATTTTTCTTGACCACTGCCTTCGTGGATGTTCCATGCTGGAGTTCCATCTACCATACATCCCCTTCCCTGTTATATTTACACCCTAAGCATAAAGGGAAAAGCGATGTTGAGTTTGTGAAGTTCCTCATTTGTTGGGTGTGATATTTCCCACAGCAATGATAATTATTTTCATAAAAACGTCAAAATATGATTCAAGTCACTTAGCCCTCCTCTTTCCCTTGATAAAATTTAAAGCAGATACTTAATCAAAATCATAGAGGAGCAGATTGATATGCATATATCTCAAATCAGACAGCAATTAAAAGAAGTTCCTATATTCAAAGAATTGTCACCAGAAGAGCTGGACCCTATTGTTGAAATTGCCCAGCCAAGATTCTTTAAGAATAAAATGTATGCTTTCATGCAGGGAGATCCGCTTGACCGGGTTTTCTTCATCTATTCAGGTAAAGTAAAGATTTATAAAACAGACTCGTCTGGCAGGGAACAAATCGTATCAGTCCTTGAATCCGGTGAAATGTTCCCTCACGCCGGATTCTTCAGGAAAGGTCAATATCCAGCTCACGCGGAAGTAATGGAGGACACACAGATGATCATCGTACCAATCTCCAAATTTGAAGAGATCCTGGTTGCCTATCCTGAACTTTCTATTAAGTTATTCCGTGTCCTTGGCGAGAAAATCATCGATTTGCAGGCCAGGCTCGAGGAACAGATTCTTCACAATACTTACGAACAGATCATTATGCTGTTACTCCGTCTATGCAAGACAAATGGAGAAAAGAAGGAACATGGATTTAAATTGACCACCCATTTTACCAATAAGGAATTTGCCAATATGATCGGTACTTCCAGGGAAACGGTCAGCAGAACCATCAACCATTTAAAGAAGAAAGATTACTTAAGTCTGGATCCTGACGGCTACTATCTGATTGACCATGAAAAATTGCATCAAGAATTGTTTTAACAGGAAGAACAAAATTTCTGAGGTTAAGTGATGAGCATCACGGCAGAAAATAGTGAAAATGATTATCATTTAATCATACCAACTACAGTATTAAGGAGCTGAACGATATGGAACATAGAACAATTGAACTGGACGTGCGGGAGGATATCAATAACAAGCTGGAGCCATTTCAAAAAATCATGGAAGCTATTGGCGAGCTGCAAATGAATGACAGCCTGGTTCTCCATGCTCCCTTCAAGCCTGTCCCATTATATGGAGTATTAAAAGCAAAGGGCTTTGAGCACGAAGTTGAAAAAATCGAAGCAAAACATTATAAAATCACTTTTACCAAAACAGGAGGGAAGTAAGATGATACTCGACAATAGGGGGCTTGAACCGCCACAGCCGATGATCAGGACGCTGGCTAAGCTTGAAGAGCTTGAACCAGGAGAGACGCTTATCATCATTAATGACCGCCGGCCGATGTTCCTGTTCGAGCAGCTGGATGAACTTGGTTTTTTATACTTGACTGAACAGCAAGAAGATGGCAGTTATCGAGTGACTATTTCCCGAAAAGCGGGGTGATTGAAGTGTTTCAGCAAAGCAGCGGTAACGAGACAAATATTAAACTTCCTTTTTCTTTCATCGGCTTCAGCATGCTGGCATTGATCCTTTCACAGCTGCTGATCCTGCTGAACGGTGACCTGCTTGTTTCCGGTGTGTTCCGACTGCCGGCAATCTGGTCTGCTGCACATCTTTTCGTGCTAGGCTGGGCACTGATGGTCGCTATGGGTTCAATGTACCAGCTGGTCCCAGTCGCCTTCCTGACACCGATCTGGAATGAGAAATTCGGTTTCTGGCAGTTAGGGGTAACGACTGTAGGTATCATATCTTTTGCAGCTGCTCTGTACTTTCAGCCAGAGAATGCCCTAATTCCGGGACTCCTGACATTGCTCGGCATCCTGATGTTCATTTTCCAAATGTTCATGACGCTTAAAAGCCAGGCAAAGCCCAATATCCTAACTTTATTCGTAGGAACTGCACTATTTTCTCTGCTTGCTACCATTTCACTTGGTATTACACTGGTTCTGAGCATGAAGACAGGTTTTGCATCAGAGTATTATCAAGCTATTTTTAAAACGCATATCCTGCTAGGAACAGTAGGCTGGTTCTCATTATTGATCTTTGGTTTTTCTTATAAAATGGTTCCTATGTTCTCACTTTCACATGGGTATTCCATGAAACCGGCACTACATGTCTTCGGTGTTTATGTTATTGGAATAATCCTTTTGATCTCTTCCTTCTTATCGGGCAGCCATCTGTTTGAAGTCCTGGGAACTCTCATGCTGTTTGCTGGGTTCATGGTTTTCACCTGGCATGTCAAAATGATCATTGAAAAGCGTGTGAAGAAGAAGCTTGACCGTCCCTTCATGTTCGCATTATTCGCGATTGGTTGCGGGGCTTTAGTCCACTTTGCTGCTTTTACTGGAAGCGCCGCAAATCTTCTTCCAA
It contains:
- a CDS encoding DUF2249 domain-containing protein — translated: MILDNRGLEPPQPMIRTLAKLEELEPGETLIIINDRRPMFLFEQLDELGFLYLTEQQEDGSYRVTISRKAG
- a CDS encoding DUF2249 domain-containing protein; translated protein: MTFNVIINVPDYAPRDKHPTIFNHFDSLKKGEFMQIVNDHDPRPLQYQFMMERAESFSWEYLEEGPETWRVAIGKTK
- a CDS encoding Crp/Fnr family transcriptional regulator — encoded protein: MHISQIRQQLKEVPIFKELSPEELDPIVEIAQPRFFKNKMYAFMQGDPLDRVFFIYSGKVKIYKTDSSGREQIVSVLESGEMFPHAGFFRKGQYPAHAEVMEDTQMIIVPISKFEEILVAYPELSIKLFRVLGEKIIDLQARLEEQILHNTYEQIIMLLLRLCKTNGEKKEHGFKLTTHFTNKEFANMIGTSRETVSRTINHLKKKDYLSLDPDGYYLIDHEKLHQELF
- a CDS encoding DUF2249 domain-containing protein gives rise to the protein MEHRTIELDVREDINNKLEPFQKIMEAIGELQMNDSLVLHAPFKPVPLYGVLKAKGFEHEVEKIEAKHYKITFTKTGGK
- a CDS encoding nitric-oxide reductase large subunit — encoded protein: MELQHGTSTKAVVKKNRNSLLKSVLIITLLLSFTVLLTGGYWIFKDMAPRPLEATSAKGEVILTKESIMGGQAVFQKYGLMDYGTVLGHGSYMGPDYTAEALKIYSDGMQDFRAKEKYGKDFEGLAEDEQTIIRDTVMKEMRENRYVPDTDKLVLTDAQIYGHEKVREFYHTIFTEGDQWGLKPGLIQERHMPDGERAWVSKGDQIEQIADFFFWTAWLSSTERPDDDITYTNNWPYYEDAGNTMSFSAIWWSGASVTILILFVGLILFVFYRYHLGMQEAYTAGNFPKIDLRKLPLTSSQLKTGKYFAVVSVLFFVQAMFGALLAHYYIEPDSFFGMKWVHDILPFNITKGFHLQLAIFWIATAWLGMGIFIAPLVGGHEPKRQGLLVDILFWALVVLVAGSMIGQWLGANGYLGNNWFLLGHQGWEYLELGRLWQFILATGMLIWLFIVFRGIKSGLKRESDKGGLIHLLFYSAIAVPAFYFFAFMINPGTHYTFADYWRWWIIHLWVEGIFEVFAVVVIGFLMVQMKLVTKKSTIKALYFQLILLMGAGVIGIGHHYYYNGSSEVWIALGSVFSALEVIPLTLLILEAYEQYKMMRDGGVDFPYKGTFWFLISVAIWNLVGAGVLGFLINLPAVSFLEHGQFLTPAHGHAAMMGVYGMFAGAVLIYSLRNIVNPEKWSDRWVKFIVIMLNVGLAGMVFLSLLPVGYLQLKEAYFNGYAASRSSQFLQGETVEMLLTLRSIPDTIFLIGVAALAIFSVKALFNLRKVTHKEGEQLPVKDLAVDED